The following proteins come from a genomic window of Gimesia chilikensis:
- a CDS encoding PQQ-like beta-propeller repeat protein, which yields MSVSRIISLCVLSTVSVITAPALLSAEDWFEFRGPTGQGHSSQTSLPTAWSPTEHVLWNTKIPGVGWSSPIIVGEKVFVTTAVPEGDGPMPEQSLRVICLDLESGKILWDKEIFQETKETVQRIHKKNSHASPTPISDGKVLYVHFGTHGTACLTLDGDVVWKTNALKYEMQHGNGGSPILVDDKLVVICDGKGSNFIAALDRKTGEIAWKVERNVDGRKKFSFATPLLITVNGEEQIVAPGTDVISGHSPKDGKEIWHLDYTGYSVIPRPIYSHGLIFVTTSYDRPTLLAIRPDGKGDVTETHLAWSNKNQIPHTPSLLVVGDELYTVSDKGIAQCFDAKTGKLHWKERVGGNYSASPLFADGKIYFQSEEGETTIIAPGTTYKEISRNHLKEPTLASYAVAGDTLLIRTKSQLYRIGK from the coding sequence GTGAGTGTTTCCCGAATTATTTCTCTCTGCGTACTCTCAACCGTCTCTGTAATCACTGCCCCTGCCCTGCTCTCAGCTGAGGACTGGTTTGAATTTCGTGGTCCGACCGGCCAGGGACACTCTTCCCAGACATCACTGCCGACCGCCTGGAGCCCGACCGAACATGTGCTGTGGAATACCAAGATTCCCGGCGTTGGCTGGTCGTCTCCGATTATTGTTGGCGAGAAAGTATTTGTTACTACCGCTGTCCCCGAGGGGGATGGCCCCATGCCCGAGCAGTCACTGCGGGTAATCTGCCTGGATCTGGAGTCTGGGAAAATTCTCTGGGATAAAGAGATCTTCCAGGAAACCAAAGAGACCGTACAACGGATCCATAAGAAGAACAGCCACGCCAGCCCGACACCGATCTCAGACGGTAAAGTACTCTATGTGCATTTCGGTACGCACGGCACCGCCTGCCTGACATTGGACGGAGACGTGGTCTGGAAGACAAATGCCCTCAAATATGAGATGCAGCATGGCAACGGAGGATCGCCGATCCTGGTCGACGATAAACTGGTTGTGATCTGCGACGGTAAAGGTTCTAACTTCATCGCCGCCCTGGATCGTAAGACGGGTGAGATCGCCTGGAAGGTGGAACGGAATGTAGATGGCCGGAAAAAGTTTTCGTTCGCCACGCCGCTGCTGATTACCGTAAACGGGGAAGAACAGATTGTCGCCCCGGGGACCGATGTGATCTCAGGACATTCCCCCAAAGACGGCAAAGAGATCTGGCACCTGGACTACACCGGTTACTCCGTCATCCCCCGCCCGATTTACAGTCATGGTCTGATCTTCGTAACAACCAGCTACGACCGCCCCACTCTGCTGGCAATTCGTCCGGACGGTAAGGGGGATGTAACCGAGACGCATCTGGCCTGGTCCAACAAGAACCAGATTCCACATACACCTTCCCTGCTGGTCGTGGGCGACGAGCTGTATACAGTGAGTGACAAAGGGATTGCCCAGTGTTTTGATGCCAAAACCGGCAAACTGCACTGGAAAGAACGCGTGGGCGGTAACTATTCTGCCTCTCCGCTGTTCGCAGATGGCAAGATTTATTTCCAGAGCGAAGAGGGGGAAACCACAATCATCGCTCCCGGAACAACCTATAAAGAGATCAGCCGCAATCACCTGAAAGAGCCGACACTCGCGTCTTACGCCGTCGCCGGCGACACGCTGCTGATTCGCACGAAATCACAACTCTACCGGATTGGGAAGTAA